One segment of Corynebacterium atrinae DNA contains the following:
- a CDS encoding GNAT family N-acetyltransferase, which produces MPFVQFARPVPGEEPAAGLRELVFMSNLAAQETTGDTASSMSVERVAHRLRGSSVYDSRALALIDAHVASPRTYPVVADLENGWEVSGYLVLGLPLTEDRDVVDVEVILDAAFQPLPGASLTLAARAVWDELLEEAALFAARENRSVLQSWLLHSPAEEPGTGPSTEVLADAGYHLGLTELQGYIEVAPLTCESDLSFSVVEDLDVPPELFAAVVALYQLAASSIPHGGLRATDIEWTTQRLIDARARLLDTHRRSLLVLAHDAEGVVGMTAVVHHEGSEDGVLEQDLTVVVPRARGRGVATALKRALLNEIPLRFPGARRVYTSCAVDNAAMIAVNESLGWTVISGSSGWEKRLPSTKA; this is translated from the coding sequence GTGCCCTTCGTCCAGTTTGCGCGGCCGGTTCCAGGTGAGGAACCGGCCGCCGGTCTTCGCGAGCTCGTGTTCATGTCCAACCTCGCGGCGCAGGAAACCACCGGCGACACGGCCTCATCGATGTCGGTGGAAAGGGTGGCTCACCGTCTGCGCGGCTCGTCCGTCTACGACTCCCGAGCATTAGCGCTTATCGACGCCCACGTAGCTTCCCCTCGCACTTATCCCGTGGTCGCTGACCTGGAGAATGGATGGGAGGTGTCCGGTTACCTCGTGTTGGGCCTGCCCCTGACCGAAGATCGCGACGTCGTCGACGTCGAGGTCATTCTCGATGCTGCCTTCCAACCCCTCCCCGGTGCCTCGCTCACACTTGCGGCGCGGGCTGTGTGGGACGAGCTCCTGGAGGAAGCAGCTCTATTCGCCGCGCGGGAAAATCGCAGCGTCCTGCAAAGCTGGCTTCTCCACTCTCCGGCGGAGGAGCCGGGCACCGGCCCGAGCACCGAGGTCTTGGCGGATGCCGGATACCACCTCGGACTCACAGAGCTGCAGGGCTACATCGAGGTCGCGCCCCTCACATGCGAGTCTGACCTGAGCTTTTCCGTAGTTGAGGACCTAGACGTCCCGCCGGAATTGTTCGCAGCCGTAGTCGCGCTCTATCAACTGGCAGCCTCCAGCATTCCCCACGGCGGACTTCGGGCCACCGACATCGAATGGACTACCCAGCGGCTCATTGACGCCCGCGCAAGGCTCCTCGACACACACCGCCGATCCCTCCTAGTCCTGGCACACGATGCCGAAGGCGTGGTGGGAATGACGGCGGTAGTTCACCATGAGGGATCTGAGGACGGCGTCCTCGAACAAGATCTCACCGTCGTGGTGCCCCGGGCCCGAGGGCGAGGCGTAGCCACCGCCCTCAAGCGCGCGCTGCTCAACGAAATCCCCCTGAGGTTCCCTGGGGCGCGGCGGGTTTACACGTCATGTGCCGTGGACAATGCCGCCATGATTGCGGTAAATGAGTCGCTGGGCTGGACGGTTATCAGCGGTAGCTCGGGATGGGAAAAGCGGCTCCCCTCGACTAAGGCTTAA
- a CDS encoding Rv2732c family membrane protein has product MSEITPSSEEIRASAASVRQLAVEEKKAARRMHLGHHQYVLLAALLLYVVALLLPQAGSVRGFEVLLRMPAAAESGIKITEYIYSTLLFLGLGVFTTLTLITRRSVFGLIAWMFCTVGFPYSVLAIWLRQTRSSSGDGVDLSIGMWLSIVAVGLAFVVYCLVALRRDDRQKNLAESRASQTVLDEVGYAQRSAMVTSQKSAEDTNPLLEDDRRRRAAERHRRNTP; this is encoded by the coding sequence ATGAGTGAGATCACCCCAAGCAGCGAAGAAATCCGCGCTTCCGCCGCGTCGGTGCGCCAGCTGGCAGTCGAAGAAAAAAAGGCTGCTCGGCGCATGCACCTGGGACATCATCAGTATGTTCTGCTGGCAGCATTGCTGCTCTACGTGGTGGCGTTGCTACTGCCGCAGGCGGGTAGCGTCCGCGGCTTTGAGGTCCTCCTCCGCATGCCGGCGGCCGCCGAGTCAGGCATCAAGATTACCGAGTACATTTACTCCACCCTGCTGTTTTTGGGCCTGGGTGTGTTCACCACCTTGACCCTTATCACTCGCCGCTCGGTGTTCGGGCTTATCGCCTGGATGTTCTGCACCGTCGGCTTCCCTTACTCTGTCCTGGCCATTTGGCTACGTCAGACGCGGAGTAGTTCGGGAGACGGCGTGGATTTGTCGATCGGCATGTGGCTTTCCATCGTGGCCGTCGGCTTGGCATTCGTGGTGTACTGCCTGGTGGCTTTGCGTCGTGACGATCGCCAGAAGAATCTCGCCGAGTCCCGGGCCTCTCAAACTGTCCTCGACGAGGTGGGTTATGCCCAGCGCTCGGCGATGGTCACCAGCCAGAAAAGCGCCGAGGACACCAACCCACTCTTGGAAGATGATCGCCGTCGGCGCGCCGCCGAGCGGCATCGGCGAAATACTCCTTAA
- the miaB gene encoding tRNA (N6-isopentenyl adenosine(37)-C2)-methylthiotransferase MiaB yields the protein MAQQNLQILDNHPRTYEVRTFGCQMNVHDSERLSGLLEEAGYVAAAGEEPDLVVFNTCAVRENADERLYGTLGQLRATKNNHPGMQIAVGGCLAQKDRDTVVTKAPWVDVVFGTHNIGSLPTLLERSRHNQTAEVEIVESLEAFPSILPAKRESAYAGWVSVSVGCNNTCTFCIVPSLRGKEIDRRPGEILAEVQALVDQGVTEVTLLGQNVNSYGVNFADPEIERDRSAFSKLLRACGDIDGLERLRFTSPHPAEFTSDVIDAMAETPNICPQLHMPLQSGSDKVLKEMRRSYRSKKFLAILDEVREKLPHASITTDIIVGFPGETEEDFQATLDVVEKARFTSAYTFQYSPRPGTPAATYAEQVPKNVVQERFERLVALQERVSAEGNRQLIDTEVELLVQEGGRKNNQTHRMTGRARDGRLVHFVPEGALDGDIRPGDMVTTTITGSTPYYLLADAGVLTHRRTLAGDMSASGRVPTTAPIGVGLGLPRIGAPAPEAAPAAGECGC from the coding sequence GTGGCGCAGCAGAACCTTCAAATCCTTGACAATCACCCCCGAACCTATGAGGTCCGCACTTTCGGGTGCCAGATGAACGTGCATGATTCCGAGCGCCTATCCGGCCTCTTGGAGGAGGCCGGCTACGTCGCGGCGGCGGGGGAGGAACCGGATCTTGTCGTCTTTAACACGTGTGCCGTCCGTGAGAATGCTGATGAGCGCCTTTATGGCACGCTGGGTCAGTTGCGGGCGACAAAGAACAACCACCCCGGCATGCAAATCGCCGTTGGTGGTTGCCTGGCGCAGAAGGACCGTGACACGGTCGTCACCAAAGCTCCGTGGGTTGACGTGGTCTTCGGCACCCACAACATAGGTTCCCTGCCGACCTTGCTGGAACGCTCCCGGCACAATCAGACGGCCGAGGTCGAAATCGTTGAGTCCCTGGAGGCGTTTCCTTCGATTCTGCCGGCGAAGCGTGAGTCTGCCTATGCCGGCTGGGTATCGGTTTCCGTCGGTTGCAATAACACCTGCACGTTCTGCATTGTGCCAAGTCTGCGAGGAAAGGAAATTGACCGCCGCCCGGGCGAAATTCTCGCGGAAGTCCAGGCCCTCGTAGATCAAGGAGTGACGGAGGTGACGCTGCTTGGGCAGAACGTCAACTCCTACGGAGTCAACTTCGCCGACCCGGAAATTGAGCGAGATCGTAGCGCCTTTTCCAAGCTGCTGCGCGCCTGTGGCGACATCGACGGCCTCGAGCGTTTGCGGTTCACCTCCCCACACCCTGCCGAGTTCACCTCCGACGTCATTGATGCCATGGCGGAAACGCCGAACATTTGCCCGCAGTTGCACATGCCGTTGCAGTCGGGTTCGGACAAGGTGCTCAAGGAGATGCGTCGCTCGTACCGATCGAAGAAGTTCCTGGCCATCTTGGATGAGGTGCGGGAGAAGCTGCCGCATGCCTCCATCACCACCGACATCATCGTTGGATTCCCCGGGGAGACAGAGGAGGATTTCCAGGCCACCCTTGACGTCGTGGAAAAGGCCCGTTTTACCTCTGCCTATACTTTCCAATACTCCCCGCGGCCCGGCACCCCTGCCGCGACCTATGCCGAGCAGGTACCCAAAAATGTTGTGCAGGAGCGCTTTGAGCGACTCGTTGCCCTCCAGGAACGGGTCTCGGCGGAAGGCAACCGCCAGCTCATCGACACGGAAGTTGAGTTGCTTGTCCAAGAGGGCGGCCGCAAAAATAACCAGACGCACCGGATGACCGGCCGTGCCCGCGATGGCCGCCTGGTCCACTTCGTCCCCGAAGGTGCGCTGGACGGCGACATCCGCCCCGGCGATATGGTCACGACAACCATTACTGGTTCCACCCCTTATTATTTGCTTGCCGACGCCGGCGTGCTCACCCACCGCCGCACGCTCGCAGGGGACATGTCTGCGTCCGGTCGCGTTCCGACGACCGCGCCCATCGGCGTCGGTCTCGGTCTCCCGCGCATCGGCGCTCCCGCCCCGGAGGCGGCCCCGGCTGCAGGGGAGTGCGGCTGCTAG
- the gluA gene encoding glutamate ABC transporter ATP-binding protein GluA, translating to MIRMRDVQKYFDDFQALKDINLEIPSGQVVVVLGPSGSGKSTLCRTINRLEPIEQGTIEIDGVLLPEEGKDLAKLRADVGMVFQQFNLFPHLTIKDNVTLGPMKVRKLKKAAASERAMQLLERVGIANQSDKYPAQLSGGQQQRVAIARALAMNPKIMLFDEPTSALDPEMVNEVLDVMAGLAKEGMTMVVVTHEMGFARRAADRVLFMADGAIVEDSTPDDFFSNPKTDRAKDFLGKILSH from the coding sequence ATGATCCGGATGCGCGACGTGCAGAAGTACTTCGATGATTTTCAGGCACTCAAGGACATCAACCTGGAAATTCCCAGCGGCCAAGTCGTAGTCGTGCTCGGCCCCTCCGGCTCAGGAAAGTCCACCCTCTGCCGCACCATCAACCGGCTTGAGCCCATCGAGCAAGGCACCATCGAGATCGACGGTGTCCTCCTCCCTGAAGAAGGCAAAGACCTGGCTAAGCTGCGCGCCGACGTGGGAATGGTGTTCCAGCAGTTCAACCTCTTCCCCCACCTGACGATCAAGGACAACGTCACGCTTGGCCCGATGAAAGTGCGGAAGTTGAAGAAGGCCGCCGCCTCCGAACGGGCAATGCAACTGCTGGAGCGCGTCGGCATCGCTAATCAGTCGGACAAGTACCCGGCGCAGCTGTCCGGTGGACAGCAGCAGCGCGTGGCCATCGCTCGCGCGCTGGCCATGAACCCCAAGATCATGCTTTTCGACGAACCAACGTCCGCCCTCGACCCCGAAATGGTCAATGAAGTCCTCGACGTCATGGCGGGCCTGGCTAAGGAAGGCATGACCATGGTCGTGGTCACTCACGAAATGGGCTTCGCTCGGCGGGCCGCCGATCGAGTTCTGTTCATGGCCGACGGAGCGATCGTCGAGGACTCCACCCCCGACGACTTCTTTTCCAATCCCAAGACTGACCGCGCCAAGGACTTCCTGGGCAAGATCCTGTCCCACTAG
- a CDS encoding glutamate ABC transporter substrate-binding protein: MTMKRNIFRTAAIVSTTVVAGVTLAACGSSSGGGDGMLGAIEAGEVTIGTKYDQPGLGLRNPDGTMTGLDVDVSQYVVNHIAEKNGWEKPKVTWRETPSAQRETLIQNGEVDLIAATYSINKGRSESVNFGGPYLVTHQALLVRDGETEITNLESLDGKILCSVTGSTPAQKVKDALPGVQLQEYDTYSSCVEALRQGNIDAMTTDATILLGYSAQAPGQFKVIEMEKDGQPFTNEYYGIGLAKDDTEGTTAINEALKEMQSSGEFDKLVNKNLGGMDAVSPGTPGDLSFLNS, translated from the coding sequence ATCACCATGAAGCGAAACATCTTCCGCACCGCAGCAATCGTCTCCACCACCGTTGTCGCTGGCGTCACCCTCGCAGCCTGCGGTTCCTCCTCGGGCGGCGGTGACGGCATGCTCGGCGCCATCGAAGCCGGGGAAGTCACCATCGGCACCAAGTACGACCAGCCTGGCCTGGGCCTGCGTAACCCTGACGGCACCATGACCGGCCTCGACGTCGACGTTTCCCAGTACGTGGTTAACCACATCGCAGAGAAGAACGGCTGGGAGAAGCCGAAGGTCACCTGGCGCGAGACCCCCTCCGCTCAGCGTGAGACCCTCATCCAGAACGGCGAGGTCGACCTCATCGCCGCGACCTACTCCATCAACAAGGGCCGCTCCGAGTCCGTCAACTTCGGCGGTCCTTACCTGGTAACCCATCAGGCTCTTCTCGTCCGCGACGGCGAGACCGAGATCACCAACCTCGAAAGCCTCGACGGCAAGATCCTCTGCTCGGTCACCGGCTCCACCCCTGCTCAGAAGGTCAAAGACGCCCTCCCCGGTGTCCAGCTCCAGGAGTACGACACCTACTCCTCCTGTGTTGAGGCATTGCGTCAGGGCAACATCGACGCCATGACCACCGACGCCACCATCCTCCTGGGCTACTCCGCTCAGGCACCCGGCCAGTTCAAGGTCATCGAGATGGAGAAGGACGGCCAGCCGTTCACCAACGAGTACTACGGCATCGGCCTGGCCAAGGACGACACCGAAGGCACCACCGCCATCAATGAGGCGCTGAAGGAGATGCAGTCCTCCGGAGAGTTCGACAAGCTCGTGAACAAGAACCTCGGCGGCATGGACGCGGTTTCCCCGGGTACTCCGGGCGACCTGTCCTTCCTCAATTCCTAA
- a CDS encoding amino acid ABC transporter permease, whose product MTDLWADLGPRLWPAFWITIKLTVYSAFGSMILGTILTAMRVSPVAMLRGMASFYINTVRNTPLTLIILFCSFGLYQNLGFAMASRDSSTFLVDNNFRLAVLGFIIYTSAFVAESLRSGINTVHFGQAEAARSIGLTFPQIFKEIIFPQALRAAIVPLGNTLIALTKNTTIASAIGVAEASLLMKSTIEIHANMLFAVFAIFALGFIILTLPTGLALGRLSTRLAVRK is encoded by the coding sequence ATGACCGACCTATGGGCTGATCTTGGCCCACGGCTGTGGCCAGCTTTTTGGATCACCATCAAGCTGACCGTGTACTCCGCCTTCGGATCGATGATCCTGGGCACCATCCTCACAGCCATGAGGGTCTCCCCCGTCGCAATGCTGCGCGGGATGGCGTCCTTCTACATCAATACCGTCCGTAACACCCCGCTGACGCTCATCATCTTGTTCTGTTCCTTCGGCCTCTACCAGAACCTCGGGTTCGCCATGGCCAGCCGCGACTCCTCTACCTTCCTGGTGGACAACAACTTCCGGCTCGCGGTGCTGGGCTTCATCATCTACACCTCAGCGTTCGTGGCCGAGTCACTCCGCTCAGGAATCAACACCGTCCACTTCGGCCAGGCGGAGGCCGCACGTTCCATTGGGTTGACGTTTCCCCAGATCTTTAAAGAGATCATCTTCCCACAGGCTCTCCGCGCCGCAATTGTGCCGTTGGGCAATACGCTGATCGCACTGACGAAGAACACCACCATCGCCTCGGCCATTGGTGTCGCCGAAGCCTCCCTGCTCATGAAGTCCACGATTGAAATTCACGCCAACATGTTGTTTGCCGTGTTCGCAATCTTCGCCCTCGGATTCATCATCCTTACCCTGCCCACCGGCCTCGCACTTGGCCGACTCTCCACCCGACTGGCGGTGAGGAAGTAA
- a CDS encoding amino acid ABC transporter permease has product MSVRATVLYDAPGPRGRQLNRIITGITAVVTIAIISWVLWTLQANGQLTAAKWSPFLDSLTWKTYLLPGLWGTLKAAFASILLALVLGVLLGLGRLSEMAWLRWICAVIVEFFRAIPVLLLMIFAYQLFAIYNLAPPRELAFAAVVFGLTMYNGSVIAEILRSGISSLPKGQTEAALTLGLSHRQTMWFILLPQAVAAMLPALIAQMVIALKDSALGYQIGYVEVVRSGIQSASANQNFLASLVVVAIIMILINWALTSLAQRIERQLRAGRARRNIVAKVPELPHQGLDTKDNVNVDWHDPDYVEIKNPGQ; this is encoded by the coding sequence ATGTCCGTACGCGCAACAGTTCTCTACGATGCTCCTGGCCCCCGCGGCCGCCAACTCAACCGGATCATCACTGGCATCACCGCCGTAGTCACCATCGCGATTATCTCGTGGGTCCTGTGGACCTTACAGGCTAATGGACAACTCACAGCCGCGAAGTGGAGCCCGTTCCTGGACTCGCTGACGTGGAAGACGTACCTCTTGCCCGGCCTCTGGGGCACGCTGAAGGCGGCCTTCGCTTCCATCTTGCTCGCTCTAGTTCTGGGAGTTCTGCTAGGTCTTGGTCGCCTCTCCGAGATGGCCTGGCTCCGGTGGATCTGCGCCGTTATCGTAGAGTTTTTCCGAGCCATTCCGGTTCTGCTGCTCATGATCTTCGCCTACCAGCTCTTCGCCATTTACAATCTGGCGCCCCCGCGGGAACTAGCATTTGCCGCTGTCGTCTTCGGCCTGACGATGTACAACGGTTCGGTCATCGCGGAGATCCTGCGATCGGGGATTAGCTCGCTGCCAAAGGGGCAAACCGAGGCAGCACTCACCCTAGGCTTGTCGCACCGCCAGACGATGTGGTTCATTTTGCTCCCGCAGGCAGTCGCGGCCATGCTCCCGGCGCTAATCGCGCAGATGGTCATCGCGCTCAAGGACTCCGCTCTGGGCTACCAGATCGGCTACGTCGAAGTTGTTCGATCCGGCATTCAATCGGCGTCCGCGAACCAGAACTTCCTGGCTTCCCTCGTCGTCGTGGCAATCATCATGATCCTCATCAACTGGGCCCTGACCTCCCTCGCCCAGCGCATCGAGCGACAGCTCCGCGCTGGCCGTGCTCGCCGCAATATCGTGGCCAAGGTTCCCGAGCTCCCCCATCAGGGCCTGGATACCAAGGATAACGTCAACGTGGACTGGCACGATCCCGACTACGTCGAGATCAAGAACCCGGGCCAATAG
- the recX gene encoding recombination regulator RecX, whose product MEQAEKLQQLRRALDEYAAGNGPSLFDPEEEVAKAAVRKRALGLLDQRARSRHELTERLLQAEFPAEVVARVVDDLAEVGLINDEDFAFEWVRQRHARRGKSARVLDQELKEKGVDAATRGAALKQIAANDEAAMACALAEKKARSLKVAPADRAESDKALRRIVGVLARRGFAQGMSLRIAREALEQRITELRD is encoded by the coding sequence ATGGAACAAGCGGAAAAGCTCCAGCAACTGCGGCGTGCTCTGGATGAGTATGCGGCCGGCAACGGCCCCAGCCTGTTTGATCCCGAGGAGGAGGTGGCTAAGGCTGCCGTCCGCAAGCGGGCCCTGGGATTATTGGACCAGCGCGCCCGCTCCCGCCATGAGCTCACCGAGCGCCTGTTGCAGGCGGAGTTTCCTGCTGAGGTCGTGGCTAGAGTGGTGGATGACCTGGCGGAGGTCGGTCTCATCAACGACGAGGATTTCGCCTTCGAGTGGGTGCGGCAGCGTCACGCACGTCGTGGGAAATCCGCTCGGGTCCTCGATCAGGAGCTGAAAGAAAAGGGCGTTGACGCGGCTACTCGCGGGGCAGCCCTCAAACAGATCGCGGCGAACGACGAAGCTGCTATGGCATGCGCCCTGGCGGAGAAGAAGGCCCGCAGCCTGAAAGTCGCTCCAGCAGACCGAGCCGAGAGCGACAAGGCTTTGCGCCGGATTGTGGGCGTGCTGGCGAGGAGGGGTTTCGCTCAGGGAATGAGCCTGCGGATCGCGCGGGAGGCACTGGAGCAACGAATCACCGAGCTGCGGGATTAA
- the recA gene encoding recombinase RecA, with protein sequence MAPKKKNSAAAPGADRQKALDSALAMIEKDFGKGAVMRLGDENRPPISVISSGNTAIDVALGIGGFPRGRIVEVYGPESSGKTTVALHAIAQAQRAGGIAAFIDAEHALDPDYAKKLGVDTDALLVSQPDTGEQALEIADMLVRSGAIDIIVIDSVAALTPKAEIEGEMGDSHVGLQARLMSQALRKMTGALHTSNTTAIFINQLREKIGVMFGSPETTTGGKALKFYSSVRCDVRRIQTLKDGQDAIGNRTRLKVVKNKVSPPFKIAEFDIMYGEGISRESSIIDLGVENGIVKKSGSWFTYEGDQLGQGKEKARLLLKETPELADEIERKIFAKLGIGPEAASADGSDLSDDPVDMVPNVDFDDDEDAAAAAE encoded by the coding sequence ATGGCACCGAAGAAGAAGAACTCTGCTGCGGCCCCGGGGGCTGATCGTCAAAAGGCGCTCGATTCCGCGTTGGCGATGATTGAAAAGGATTTTGGCAAGGGTGCCGTCATGCGGTTGGGCGATGAAAACCGCCCGCCGATCTCGGTCATTTCTTCCGGCAACACCGCTATCGATGTCGCTTTGGGTATCGGTGGATTCCCGCGCGGCCGTATCGTTGAGGTCTACGGCCCGGAGTCCTCGGGTAAGACGACCGTCGCGCTGCACGCCATTGCGCAGGCGCAGCGGGCTGGCGGTATTGCCGCTTTCATCGATGCGGAGCACGCGCTCGATCCGGATTATGCCAAGAAGCTCGGCGTAGACACCGATGCCCTGCTGGTGTCCCAGCCGGACACCGGTGAGCAGGCATTGGAAATTGCGGACATGCTGGTTCGTTCCGGCGCTATTGACATCATCGTTATTGACTCGGTGGCTGCCCTGACTCCCAAGGCTGAGATTGAGGGCGAGATGGGTGACAGTCACGTCGGCCTTCAAGCCCGTCTGATGAGCCAGGCGCTGCGCAAAATGACTGGTGCGCTGCACACCTCCAACACCACTGCCATCTTCATTAACCAGCTGCGAGAAAAGATCGGCGTCATGTTCGGCTCTCCCGAGACCACGACCGGCGGCAAGGCCCTTAAGTTCTACTCCTCCGTCCGGTGCGATGTCCGTCGTATCCAGACCCTGAAGGACGGGCAGGATGCGATTGGTAACCGCACCCGTCTCAAGGTGGTTAAGAACAAGGTGTCTCCGCCTTTCAAGATCGCCGAGTTCGACATCATGTATGGCGAAGGCATCTCCCGTGAGTCCTCGATCATCGACCTGGGCGTGGAGAACGGCATTGTGAAGAAATCCGGCTCCTGGTTCACCTATGAGGGTGACCAGCTGGGTCAGGGCAAGGAGAAGGCTCGCCTTCTCCTCAAAGAGACCCCGGAGCTGGCAGATGAGATCGAGCGCAAGATCTTTGCCAAGCTGGGCATCGGCCCCGAGGCGGCCTCGGCTGACGGATCTGATCTCAGCGATGATCCGGTAGATATGGTCCCCAACGTCGACTTCGATGATGACGAGGACGCTGCCGCAGCTGCGGAGTAG
- a CDS encoding DUF3046 domain-containing protein, which translates to MRLTEFYQLVQDEFGSVRGKWIVHSHVLAVYGKTPEQLIEEGEGLRAVWHQLCEEFDVPEERRLGIDRPGF; encoded by the coding sequence ATGCGATTGACGGAGTTTTACCAATTGGTTCAGGATGAGTTTGGAAGCGTCCGGGGCAAATGGATTGTCCACTCCCACGTTCTCGCGGTGTACGGCAAAACGCCCGAACAGCTCATCGAGGAGGGGGAGGGCCTCCGGGCCGTGTGGCACCAGTTGTGTGAGGAGTTCGATGTTCCCGAAGAGCGTCGTCTGGGGATAGATCGGCCCGGCTTCTAG
- a CDS encoding biotin transporter BioY: MTSSATSRPARSSRSGVQDLAYIAVFAALLVVLAFVAIPVGTAGVPIVLQNAAVILAGLVLGGRRGFLAVALFLGLGLIGLPVLAGGRTTLAALAGPTVGYLVGYLISAAVAGWIAYRAPARKRGAQVAYFAVAALVGLFLQYFFGVLGLVWRAGLSLSEATVAQVPFLLPDAGKVAVMVIIALGIHAAFPDLLSRKK; this comes from the coding sequence ATGACATCTTCTGCCACTAGCCGCCCAGCTCGGTCCTCGCGTTCGGGTGTGCAAGACCTCGCATACATCGCAGTATTCGCCGCCCTGCTCGTCGTTTTAGCTTTCGTCGCCATTCCGGTCGGTACTGCTGGCGTCCCGATCGTGCTACAAAATGCCGCTGTGATCCTCGCGGGTCTCGTCCTCGGTGGACGCCGCGGCTTCCTAGCGGTAGCCCTCTTCCTTGGACTCGGTCTCATCGGCTTGCCCGTCCTCGCTGGTGGCCGGACTACGCTCGCTGCCTTGGCCGGCCCGACGGTTGGCTACTTGGTCGGTTACCTAATTTCTGCGGCTGTTGCTGGTTGGATCGCATACCGCGCACCGGCCCGCAAGCGCGGTGCACAGGTTGCCTACTTTGCAGTTGCGGCGCTCGTTGGCCTGTTCCTCCAGTACTTCTTCGGTGTCCTCGGACTCGTTTGGCGCGCTGGTTTGAGCCTCTCCGAGGCTACCGTCGCCCAGGTCCCCTTCCTCCTTCCGGATGCTGGCAAGGTGGCCGTCATGGTCATCATCGCCCTCGGCATTCACGCCGCCTTCCCGGATCTGCTTTCTCGTAAGAAGTAA
- a CDS encoding energy-coupling factor ABC transporter ATP-binding protein codes for MPTITFNDVSVHFDGDVEPVLQGINLHLDEDRIGIIGANGSGKSTLARLINGLGEPTGGQVLVDDRDVAKHGRDIRRQVGFVFSDAENQIIMPQVRDDVAFSLRRLKLSREERNKRVDAALDRFGLTHLADASPHTLSGGQKQLLALAAVLVIEPDIIIADEPTTLLDLRNRSRIAREFSQLEQQLIVVTHDLDILDGFDRVICLDGGSIVADGHPEEVTTFYRTLMAEHPA; via the coding sequence ATGCCCACCATCACCTTTAACGACGTCTCCGTCCATTTCGACGGGGACGTCGAGCCCGTTCTCCAGGGCATCAATCTGCACCTTGACGAAGACCGCATCGGCATCATCGGGGCCAACGGCTCCGGCAAGTCGACCCTTGCCCGCCTCATCAACGGCCTCGGCGAGCCAACCGGTGGGCAGGTGCTGGTGGATGACCGGGACGTCGCAAAGCATGGTCGTGACATCCGCCGACAAGTCGGCTTCGTATTCTCCGATGCGGAAAATCAGATCATCATGCCGCAGGTGCGTGACGACGTAGCCTTCTCCCTACGTCGGCTAAAGCTGTCAAGGGAGGAACGAAACAAGCGTGTCGACGCCGCCCTCGACCGCTTCGGCCTCACCCACCTCGCCGACGCCTCCCCCCACACGCTCTCCGGAGGGCAAAAGCAACTCCTCGCCCTGGCAGCCGTGCTGGTCATCGAGCCCGACATCATAATCGCGGACGAGCCCACCACCCTGCTGGACCTACGCAACCGCTCCCGCATCGCGCGCGAATTCTCCCAGCTGGAGCAACAACTCATCGTGGTCACCCACGACCTAGACATCCTCGACGGCTTCGACCGCGTCATCTGCCTCGATGGGGGCAGCATCGTCGCCGACGGCCACCCAGAAGAAGTAACAACCTTCTACCGCACACTCATGGCGGAGCACCCCGCGTGA
- a CDS encoding energy-coupling factor transporter transmembrane component T family protein, protein MRNIPLGVYVPGHTLIHRVPAGAKFVALLIYILATTILVKTWPLALACVAVVAILYVIARIPLRLTIQQTAPVLPVLLVLGAFQWWQRGWEFAAVTVLTLLSSVAAAALLTLTTTIAELMSAIEHGLAPFARFGLPVETISLAVSLTIRLIPLQLATVTEVLAARKARGAGFSIAAFGTPVLVRSIRRARLLAEALIARGVAD, encoded by the coding sequence GTGAGAAACATCCCACTCGGTGTCTACGTCCCCGGCCACACCCTCATTCACCGGGTCCCAGCTGGCGCCAAATTCGTCGCTCTTCTCATCTACATCCTAGCCACTACCATCCTGGTGAAAACCTGGCCCCTCGCCCTCGCCTGCGTAGCTGTTGTCGCCATTTTGTACGTGATCGCCCGAATCCCACTTCGCCTAACCATCCAACAAACCGCTCCAGTCCTGCCAGTTCTGCTGGTACTGGGCGCCTTTCAATGGTGGCAGCGTGGCTGGGAGTTCGCCGCCGTCACGGTACTTACCCTGCTTTCTTCAGTGGCCGCGGCGGCTCTGCTCACGCTCACCACCACCATCGCCGAACTCATGAGCGCCATCGAACACGGCCTCGCCCCTTTTGCCCGCTTCGGCCTACCAGTTGAAACTATCTCCCTGGCTGTTTCCCTCACCATTCGGCTCATCCCACTTCAGTTGGCAACCGTCACGGAGGTGCTCGCGGCGCGGAAAGCTCGCGGAGCTGGGTTTTCGATAGCTGCCTTCGGCACGCCGGTCCTGGTGCGTTCCATTCGTCGCGCCCGTTTGCTCGCCGAGGCACTCATCGCACGCGGCGTCGCCGACTGA